In the genome of Centropristis striata isolate RG_2023a ecotype Rhode Island chromosome 6, C.striata_1.0, whole genome shotgun sequence, the window tgttagcatatcttgcttaagtcaacaaggcatgttcaaaaaattgcctaagtcatttatttatcttaagttacataatttacacacagtgttattactatgccaatagacATCCTTTGATACATccgttttgagtgaaattatcaataaatgtcatatgttacatttttggtgaagttttttgtgtttcctgcaaaatttgaaaaaaatagttaagttattattttaacaggatgaCGATATGGCCATGAAGCTcagtgtttgttattttaactgTAGTCAGATGCCAATATAAACATGGGAATTAGTTTGCTTGCTGTAATATTTCCTCCTGTTCATGCTGACAATGAAGAGTTTCCTTCCTTAAACTCTGAGATGGGAAAAATTGTAATGTGCAGAAATATGTTATTAGTTAATACGAGGCTTCAGTAGTCTGAGCTGATCAAATCAAATGTCTTTCTTTCAAAGTTATTGTCCTTTTTAGTATGAAATCCCCTCTTTATATTGCTACATTTTCACATAAGTTCATTCAGGAAACACAGCACTGAGGAACAAAggaatgttatatatttatatatttagaagTAGGGATTATTCTTCATTTTCAATGCCAAATTTTTATCTCGATTAATGAGTATGAAAATGAGtttaaaaacatctttaaattgTATAAGTTCCACAACCAACTCTCTAAAAATccaaatgacaaagaaaagtatgaaaatatcacatttaagaACGATGAAACCAGCAAATGTTTGGctattttgctttaaaaaaaaaaaaaagattatttcatTATCCAAATAGATGCCAGTTTATGTCCACTAATCGATTAAGACTATAACTTTTTGAAGATATCCCACCTGATTTTACAAACTCAGGCttctatataaatatacttCTATATTAACTTCGGATTAACTTTATAATGTATTATGATACAGAAAAGGGGCTGTGGATTTTGTCTCCCACAATTTACACTAAAATTACATTATGAAGGGACAGTTCATGGCCAGGAGGAGTGATTGCAGTAAGCAAAAGCTGTTTCAATAAACATAGGGGTTTGTTTTTTAGATTGTCTTGAACAACTCTGAAAAATAtcttttacaaacattttagaACATTTAGAGAGTTAAGATTCAGACAgaaatgtcctttttaaataGTTGTTGTAAACCCTGCTGCTTCTGGTCTTATCGAGTAGTTAAAACTTCAGCAATGCAAACCACAAGCTCACCCTGTTGACAGGTTCAGTGATATAAATGTACCTATGAGGccatttacttttcttttctttttttaaatctctttcagAAAACCGCGGCCTGTTTCCCAGCTGGTTACACAGCAAGCGAATCAGCAGTTTGCACCACCAACACTCccaaaaaaggagaagaaagaaaagtcagaaaaagacAAGAGTGATAAAGATTTAACACTTAAAAAGAAAAGCCATAAAAAGATGAGGTAAGATAATGTTTTCAAAAGGAAAAAGCAGAATGACTCATCATATTCTGTGGTTCTTGatcttgttgtttgtttttgatcttcaagctagttttctgtttgtttgccaCCTCACCAGACCCAGGCTAAAAAACATAGACCGGAGCAGCGCCCAGCATCTAGAGGTCACAGTTGGGGACTTGACTGTAATAATCACAGACTTTAAGGAGAAAGCCAAACCCACGTCAACTTCAACAAGTGCTGCCTCAGCAGACCAACACAGTCAAAGTGGCTCAAGCTCTGATAACACTGAACGAGGGGTGTCCAGATGCTCTTCGCCTCGCGGGGAAGGCTCGCCAGTCAATGGAGAGACTCACTAACCTTCACATTCAGCACAACCCATTCTTCTGCACTCTCAACAGCCTCAACCAGAGATTAAACTTCAACATgcacgttttgtttttttaaataatactaTACATGCCAATATGATAGCATTTACTTCCGTTGGGGCTGTATTGTTAACGGCCTTCCCGTGATGGTAAAGAATTCAGGAGTCAGGACGTACGCCGTGTGCTCAACTCAAAGAACTGTTGCAGCAAGATCTATAATGACGAGCTGAAAAAAGGAACCGTAGCATTAAATCCTGGATGTCAGTGGAACTGTGCCACGTGTTGTGGTTACTTGTGTTTAAACACCTCAGTGTTACGACAGCATCACACTGAGCTGGTCGTTGCTGCACAGAATAAATGATGCATTATGAAAGAAAATATGATGAAGTCATCTCAGACTTGTAGTTTATCCttgaattttgttgttgttttttgcacttGATGGCATCAGATGTTCATGATAAcattttttagcattatttCCACTTTGCCATTAACATTAAATCATAACACTGTTGGTTACTGGCCTTGTCCAGCTGTCATTTTATGCCATTggatgcaattttttttttttttactgtctaaCATTTGAGTACAAATATTGAATAATTATTCTAAGTATGCTTCTCCTTCACTTGGTAGAGTTAAGCATGATTTAATCTATAGAATGgtttatattgtaaaataatgttaaataaaataagttgtaGATACTTgggtatgttttttgttttgtttttaattttttgttggtAAGACACAtgggttttttaaaagttgCTTTACTAGagcaaaatgtttttccttAATGGTTGTCTTTAGCAGCTCCACTGGTAATTGATTCCTGTTTTTGTTCACAACCTTTTTGACATCATGACCAATAAGTACCATAAAGGCAAGACATAAAAGATAGATTTAGTATTTAACTTCAGTTCAGGTCAATCAGAGAGTTGCACATTCTTCACCATACGGTATatgttcattattattaccaaTCTCTATGGTCCTTAAATTTGTTGTCTTTGCATCTGATAAGGATGGCTCCAAAACCAATGATATAAGTAGCTAATTACATTCTCCTACATAAATAACTACCTTggtgtacttgagtatttccatctgCTATTTTATGCTTCTACCTCACtgcatttcagagggaaattttgtactccactacatgtattTGACAGCCAGGTATCGTGCATATTAAGATATTACATACAAATTATGTTATCACTTAAAATATGCATTGTTATATGTGAAACAATGCAGCAGCTACACCATTAAATAGGTGTTTACTTGTCAGAAATTATACTCCAGAGAAATAGCATGCTGATACTACTACTGTACTTTTACCCAGCGAAAAGAAGATGGGATTTGAGTTAtggttttcatttcattttctgatCATCGCACGTCTGACCCTGTATTGCTATTCTGCCAGACACTTTTATATATTATGTTCTTATGCACTGAGCTTTGAGTCTGGTAGTTACCTGGCTCTCTACTGTACACTCACTGTAACTTTACTGACAGATGGTTGTTCAAACAAAATACACGTGTAACAGATGTGGGTGGggcaaaaaaaactgtaaacaccAACTGTGCACTTCGGCTTAGCTTCTGAtctgacttgatttataacATCAGTTAGCTGGTAGTACATCAGATGGTAGCAAGGATCAACAAAAATGTTCCGTTAGCGCATAAAACTCGAAACGCAAAATGCGATGCTATCTTCAAGCATTTCTCCTGTGCATGGTCTTTACCTTCTTCTCACTGCTGTATGTGTTCAACCAACTAGCCTCCACCTTGGAGGACGGAGACGACTGGGACTTGAAAGAGCAGGGGATACCCGACAGGCGCAGTCATGATTCCGGGCTTCTTCTCAGGAAAAGGCCAGGACTGGCAGGCCTTCGAGACCGCGAAGAAGGGCTTGACAGGTAGCTTAGCTGGCTAGCTAATCTGTGTCACAAAGCGTTAGttctcattatattttattactgaGCACATTAGTAACTTAGCTAATGGTTAGCTTTGCTTACATTTACAGTTTGTATGAAGTTAGCGTGGTGGTTACGTTACATTGAACCTTAATAACGGAACAGAATGATGCCGTTGAAACATTGTTTGCTATAGCTGACTTTGGGACACCGAACGTTAAGCCGTTAAACCTGGTTACCTGGTTACCCGGCTTAACCTTTGGTggacaaattggaaaaaaaagtagtgGGCAGTCTGTAACATTGCGTGCATAAATCTAAAAGCTACCACTTGTTAGCTAGATAATTGATTAGCAATTAACGTTATTGCTTGCTCATTTACTAACTGTTAATTCCTCATTACTCAGTGCCTCATTAGCTTTTGTCTGGATTTAAAGGACGTCCATCTGTTAAACAACTAACCACTAGGCAGTTTAAGACAGATCTAATCCCAAAACACACCGTCACCCTGttgaaataatcgcctaactcattttttcaagttttgcaggaaacaaaaaaaaacttcaccaaaagtgtaacatacgacatttattgatactttcactcaaaaaggatgtaagaaaggatggctattggcatagtaataacactgtgtgtaaattatgtaacttaagaaaaataaatgacttaggcaattttttgaaaatgcctttgtgacttaagcaagatgtggtaacactttattttgaaggtgtctatatataagagtcacacaaaccTGTCAGAGACAttacatgacaagtatcatgagcattaatgttacttcaaagtgtcattaatgttcatgacacatcccatgtcatgtttatgacacgctcatgtcactcttatgtagacaccttcaaaataaagtgttaccatatcttgctttagtcacaaaaaaattgcttaagtcacacacttgacataggccattatcttataGGGGtgaaatcacatgatctgatcaactgaggatgtaggcgattttaccataggtggccggcgtcatgaggagatgatttaggcaaaaaacaacaacaattttgacaaaaaatgacgaagacgattattttaa includes:
- the LOC131973262 gene encoding YY1-associated factor 2-like — protein: MGDKKSPTRPKRQSKPSADDGYWDCSVCTFRNTAEAFKCMMCDVRKGTSTRKPRPVSQLVTQQANQQFAPPTLPKKEKKEKSEKDKSDKDLTLKKKSHKKMRPRLKNIDRSSAQHLEVTVGDLTVIITDFKEKAKPTSTSTSAASADQHSQSGSSSDNTERGVSRCSSPRGEGSPVNGETH